One Solea senegalensis isolate Sse05_10M linkage group LG13, IFAPA_SoseM_1, whole genome shotgun sequence DNA segment encodes these proteins:
- the LOC122779561 gene encoding AP-2 complex subunit beta isoform X3 encodes MTDSKYFTTNKKGEIFELKAELNNEKKEKRKEAVKKVIAAMTVGKDVSSLFPDVVNCMQTDNLELKKLVYLYLMNYAKSQPDMAIMAVNSFVKDCEDPNPLIRALAVRTMGCIRVDKITEYLCEPLRKCLKDEDPYVRKTAAVCVAKLHDINAQMVEDQGFLDSLRDLIADSNPMVVANAVAALSEISESHPNSNLLDLNPQNINKLLTALNECTEWGQIFILDCLSNYNPKDEREAQSICERVTPRLSHANSAVVLSAVKVLMKFLELLPKDSDYYNTLLKKLSPPLVTLLSGEPEVQYVALRNINLIVQKRPEILKQEIKVFFVKYNDPIYVKLEKLDIMIRLASQANIAQVLAELKEYATEVDVDFVRKAVRAIGRCAIKVEQSAERCVSTLLDLIQTKVNYVVQEAIVVIRDIFRKYPNKYESIIATLCENLDSLDEPDARAAMIWIVGEYAERIDNADELLESFLEGFHDESTQVQLTLLTAIVKLFLKKPSETQELVQQVLSLATQDSDNPDLRDRGYIYWRLLSTDPVTAKEVVLSEKPLISEETDLIEPTLLDELICHIGSLASVYHKPPSAFVEGSHGIHRKHLPVQHSSIDTGESPVSVGPAAAMDQPHVIPSQGDLLGDLLNLDLGPPVNVPQVSSMQMGAVDLLGGGLDSLVGQNFIPSSVPSTFAPSPTPAPPAVSSGLNDLFELSTGMASTTGSHIAPKAVWLPAVKAKGLEISGTFSRRQGHMYMDMTFTNKALQHMTDFAIQFNKNSFGVIPTSPLAVHTPLMPNQSIEISLPLNTIGPVMKMDPLNNLQVAVKNSIDVFYFSVLIPLNVFFVEDGKMERQVFLATWKDIPNENELQYQIKECHLNADTVSGKLQNNNIYTIAKRNVEGQDMLYQSLKLTNGIWILAELRIQPGNPNYTLSLKCRAPEVSQYVYQMYDSVLKN; translated from the exons ATGACAGACTCCAAatatttcacaacaaacaaaaaag GGGAGATTTTTGAACTCAAGGCAGAGCTGAACAatgagaagaaggagaagagaaaagaggcgGTGAAGAAGGTCATAGCTGCCATGACTGTTGGCAAGGATGTCAG TTCTTTGTTTCCAGATGTGGTGAACTGCATGCAGACTGACAACCTGGAGCTGAAGAAGTTGGTTTACCTCTACTTAATGAACTATGCCAAGAGCCAGCCTGACATGGCCATCATGGCCGTCAACAGCTTTGTTAAG GACTGTGAGGACCCAAACCCTCTCATCAGGGCTCTGGCCGTTCGCACCATGGGCTGCATCCGTGTGGACAAAATCACAGAATACCTGTGTGAGCCTCTGAGAAAATGCCTGAAGGACGAGGACCCGTATGTGAGGAAGacggcagctgtttgtgtgGCAAAACTCCATGACATCAATGCCCAGATGGTGGAGGACCAGGGCTTCCTGGACTCTTTGAGAGACCTCATTGCTGACTCAAATCCCATG GTTGTAGCCAACGCAGTTGCTGCTCTGTCAGAGATCAGTGAGTCTCACCCCAACAGCAACCTGCTGGATCTTAATCCCCAGAATATCAACAAGTTGCTCACTGCCCTTAATGAGTGCACCGAGTGGGGGCAGATCTTTATACTGGACTGTTTGTCCAACTATAATCCCAAGGATGAGCGCGAGGCCCAAAG TATCTGTGAGCGTGTAACTCCCCGACTGTCTCACGCCAACTCAGCAGTGGTGCTGTCGGCTGTTAAAGTCCTGATGAAGTTCTTAGAGCTGCTGCCCAAGGACTCTGACTACTACAACACCTTGCTGAAGAAGTTATCTCCACCTCTGGTCACCTTGCTTTCTGGAGAGCCGGAGGTCCAGTATGTGGCTCTGAGGAACATCAACCTCATTGTGCAGAAAAG GCCTGAGATCCTGAAGCAGGAAATCAAGGTGTTCTTTGTCAAGTACAACGATCCAATCTATGTGAAACTGGAGAAACTGGACATCATGATCCGCTTGGCCTCTCAAGCCAACATTGCTCAG GTGCTGGCTGAACTGAAGGAATACGCCACAGAGGTGGATGTCGACTTTGTGCGCAAAGCTGTTCGAGCCATCGGACGCTGTGCTATTAAAGTGGAG CAATCTGCTGAGCGCTGTGTCAGCACCCTGTTAGACCTGATCCAGACCAAGGTCAACTATGTGGTTCAGGAAGCCATTGTGGTCATCAGAGACATCTTTCGCAAGTACCCCAACAA GTATGAAAGTATCATTGCCACCCTGTGTGAGAACCTGGACTCTCTGGACGAGCCCGACGCTCGTGCTGCCATGATCTGGATCGTTGGCGAGTATGCGGAGAGGATCGACAATGCTGACGAGTTGCTGGAGAGCTTCCTCGAGGGTTTCCATGATGAGAGCACTCAG GTCCAGCTCACTCTGCTGACTGCTATCGTGAAGCTGTTCCTTAAGAAGCCGTCAGAGACTCAGGAGTTGGTGCAGCAGGTTCTCAGTCTGGCCACTCAG GACTCTGACAACCCTGACCTGCGTGACAGAGGCTACATTTACTGGCGTCTTTTGTCCACTGACCCTGTGACAGCCAAGGAGGTGGTGTTGTCAGAGAAGCCCCTGATCTCAGAGGAGACAGACCTGATTGAGCCCACCCTGCTGGATGAGCTCATCTGTCACATCGGCTCTCTGGCCTCTGTCTATCACAAACCCCCCAGCGCCTTTGTGGAGGGCAGCCACGGAATCCACAGGAAACACCTTCCTGTCCAGCACAGCAG CATTGATACAGGTGAGAGTCCAGTGAGTGTTGGACCAGCAGCTGCCATGGACCAGCCACACGTGATCCCGAGTCAGGGAGACCTGCTGGGTGACCTGCTCAACCTGGACCTGGGCCCCCCTGTCAATGTGCCCCAGGTTTCCTCCATGCAAATGGGTGCAGTGGATCTTCTGGGAGGAGGACTGGACAGTTTG GTGGGCCAGAACTTCATCCCCTCGTCTGTCCCCAGTACGTTTGCTCCGTCACCGACACCAGCACCTCCAGCCGTCAGCAGTGGCCTCAACGACTTGTTTGAGCTCTCCACAGGCATGGCCAGCACCACGGGAAGCCACATTGCACCAAAGGCA GTGTGGCTGCCTGCAGTGAAAGCCAAAGGACTGGAGATCTCTGGAACCTTCTCTCGCCGCCAGGGACACATGTACATGGACATGACCTTCACAAACAAGGCCCTACAGCACATGACGGACTTTGCTATCCAGTTCAACAAGAACAG cTTCGGTGTCATCCCCACCAGCCCTCTGGCCGTCCACACTCCGCTGATGCCCAACCAGAGTATTGAGATTTCTCTGCCTCTCAACACCATCGGACCAGTCATGAAGATGGATCCACTCAATAACCTGCAG GTGGCTGTGAAGAACAGCATAGATGTCTTCTACTTCAGCGTGCTCATCCCACTCAATGTATTCTTTGTTGAGGATGGAAAAATGG AGCGACAGGTGTTCCTGGCCACCTGGAAAGATATTCCCAATGAGAACGAGCTGCAGTATCAGATAAAGGAGTGTCACCTGAATGcag ACACGGTGTCAGGGAAGctgcagaataacaacatctaCACTATTGCGAAGAGGAACGTGGAAGGCCAGGACATGCTGTACCAGTCCCTCAAGTTAACCAACGGCATCTGGATCCTGGCAGAGCTCCGCATTCAGCCTGGCAACCCCAACTACACG CTGTCTCTCAAGTGCCGGGCACCTGAGGTTTCTCAGTACGTGTACCAGATGTACGACTCTGTGCTGAAGAATTGA
- the LOC122779561 gene encoding AP-1 complex subunit beta-1 isoform X2 → MTDSKYFTTNKKGEIFELKAELNNEKKEKRKEAVKKVIAAMTVGKDVSSLFPDVVNCMQTDNLELKKLVYLYLMNYAKSQPDMAIMAVNSFVKDCEDPNPLIRALAVRTMGCIRVDKITEYLCEPLRKCLKDEDPYVRKTAAVCVAKLHDINAQMVEDQGFLDSLRDLIADSNPMVVANAVAALSEISESHPNSNLLDLNPQNINKLLTALNECTEWGQIFILDCLSNYNPKDEREAQSICERVTPRLSHANSAVVLSAVKVLMKFLELLPKDSDYYNTLLKKLSPPLVTLLSGEPEVQYVALRNINLIVQKRPEILKQEIKVFFVKYNDPIYVKLEKLDIMIRLASQANIAQVLAELKEYATEVDVDFVRKAVRAIGRCAIKVEQSAERCVSTLLDLIQTKVNYVVQEAIVVIRDIFRKYPNKYESIIATLCENLDSLDEPDARAAMIWIVGEYAERIDNADELLESFLEGFHDESTQVQLTLLTAIVKLFLKKPSETQELVQQVLSLATQDSDNPDLRDRGYIYWRLLSTDPVTAKEVVLSEKPLISEETDLIEPTLLDELICHIGSLASVYHKPPSAFVEGSHGIHRKHLPVQHSSIDTGESPVSVGPAAAMDQPHVIPSQGDLLGDLLNLDLGPPVNVPQVSSMQMGAVDLLGGGLDSLLGGDLGGGVGGSPAVGQNFIPSSVPSTFAPSPTPAPPAVSSGLNDLFELSTGMASTTGSHIAPKVWLPAVKAKGLEISGTFSRRQGHMYMDMTFTNKALQHMTDFAIQFNKNSFGVIPTSPLAVHTPLMPNQSIEISLPLNTIGPVMKMDPLNNLQVAVKNSIDVFYFSVLIPLNVFFVEDGKMERQVFLATWKDIPNENELQYQIKECHLNADTVSGKLQNNNIYTIAKRNVEGQDMLYQSLKLTNGIWILAELRIQPGNPNYTLSLKCRAPEVSQYVYQMYDSVLKN, encoded by the exons ATGACAGACTCCAAatatttcacaacaaacaaaaaag GGGAGATTTTTGAACTCAAGGCAGAGCTGAACAatgagaagaaggagaagagaaaagaggcgGTGAAGAAGGTCATAGCTGCCATGACTGTTGGCAAGGATGTCAG TTCTTTGTTTCCAGATGTGGTGAACTGCATGCAGACTGACAACCTGGAGCTGAAGAAGTTGGTTTACCTCTACTTAATGAACTATGCCAAGAGCCAGCCTGACATGGCCATCATGGCCGTCAACAGCTTTGTTAAG GACTGTGAGGACCCAAACCCTCTCATCAGGGCTCTGGCCGTTCGCACCATGGGCTGCATCCGTGTGGACAAAATCACAGAATACCTGTGTGAGCCTCTGAGAAAATGCCTGAAGGACGAGGACCCGTATGTGAGGAAGacggcagctgtttgtgtgGCAAAACTCCATGACATCAATGCCCAGATGGTGGAGGACCAGGGCTTCCTGGACTCTTTGAGAGACCTCATTGCTGACTCAAATCCCATG GTTGTAGCCAACGCAGTTGCTGCTCTGTCAGAGATCAGTGAGTCTCACCCCAACAGCAACCTGCTGGATCTTAATCCCCAGAATATCAACAAGTTGCTCACTGCCCTTAATGAGTGCACCGAGTGGGGGCAGATCTTTATACTGGACTGTTTGTCCAACTATAATCCCAAGGATGAGCGCGAGGCCCAAAG TATCTGTGAGCGTGTAACTCCCCGACTGTCTCACGCCAACTCAGCAGTGGTGCTGTCGGCTGTTAAAGTCCTGATGAAGTTCTTAGAGCTGCTGCCCAAGGACTCTGACTACTACAACACCTTGCTGAAGAAGTTATCTCCACCTCTGGTCACCTTGCTTTCTGGAGAGCCGGAGGTCCAGTATGTGGCTCTGAGGAACATCAACCTCATTGTGCAGAAAAG GCCTGAGATCCTGAAGCAGGAAATCAAGGTGTTCTTTGTCAAGTACAACGATCCAATCTATGTGAAACTGGAGAAACTGGACATCATGATCCGCTTGGCCTCTCAAGCCAACATTGCTCAG GTGCTGGCTGAACTGAAGGAATACGCCACAGAGGTGGATGTCGACTTTGTGCGCAAAGCTGTTCGAGCCATCGGACGCTGTGCTATTAAAGTGGAG CAATCTGCTGAGCGCTGTGTCAGCACCCTGTTAGACCTGATCCAGACCAAGGTCAACTATGTGGTTCAGGAAGCCATTGTGGTCATCAGAGACATCTTTCGCAAGTACCCCAACAA GTATGAAAGTATCATTGCCACCCTGTGTGAGAACCTGGACTCTCTGGACGAGCCCGACGCTCGTGCTGCCATGATCTGGATCGTTGGCGAGTATGCGGAGAGGATCGACAATGCTGACGAGTTGCTGGAGAGCTTCCTCGAGGGTTTCCATGATGAGAGCACTCAG GTCCAGCTCACTCTGCTGACTGCTATCGTGAAGCTGTTCCTTAAGAAGCCGTCAGAGACTCAGGAGTTGGTGCAGCAGGTTCTCAGTCTGGCCACTCAG GACTCTGACAACCCTGACCTGCGTGACAGAGGCTACATTTACTGGCGTCTTTTGTCCACTGACCCTGTGACAGCCAAGGAGGTGGTGTTGTCAGAGAAGCCCCTGATCTCAGAGGAGACAGACCTGATTGAGCCCACCCTGCTGGATGAGCTCATCTGTCACATCGGCTCTCTGGCCTCTGTCTATCACAAACCCCCCAGCGCCTTTGTGGAGGGCAGCCACGGAATCCACAGGAAACACCTTCCTGTCCAGCACAGCAG CATTGATACAGGTGAGAGTCCAGTGAGTGTTGGACCAGCAGCTGCCATGGACCAGCCACACGTGATCCCGAGTCAGGGAGACCTGCTGGGTGACCTGCTCAACCTGGACCTGGGCCCCCCTGTCAATGTGCCCCAGGTTTCCTCCATGCAAATGGGTGCAGTGGATCTTCTGGGAGGAGGACTGGACAGTTTG CTGGGGGGAGACCTAGGCGGAGGTGTTGGGGGAAGTCCAGCA GTGGGCCAGAACTTCATCCCCTCGTCTGTCCCCAGTACGTTTGCTCCGTCACCGACACCAGCACCTCCAGCCGTCAGCAGTGGCCTCAACGACTTGTTTGAGCTCTCCACAGGCATGGCCAGCACCACGGGAAGCCACATTGCACCAAAG GTGTGGCTGCCTGCAGTGAAAGCCAAAGGACTGGAGATCTCTGGAACCTTCTCTCGCCGCCAGGGACACATGTACATGGACATGACCTTCACAAACAAGGCCCTACAGCACATGACGGACTTTGCTATCCAGTTCAACAAGAACAG cTTCGGTGTCATCCCCACCAGCCCTCTGGCCGTCCACACTCCGCTGATGCCCAACCAGAGTATTGAGATTTCTCTGCCTCTCAACACCATCGGACCAGTCATGAAGATGGATCCACTCAATAACCTGCAG GTGGCTGTGAAGAACAGCATAGATGTCTTCTACTTCAGCGTGCTCATCCCACTCAATGTATTCTTTGTTGAGGATGGAAAAATGG AGCGACAGGTGTTCCTGGCCACCTGGAAAGATATTCCCAATGAGAACGAGCTGCAGTATCAGATAAAGGAGTGTCACCTGAATGcag ACACGGTGTCAGGGAAGctgcagaataacaacatctaCACTATTGCGAAGAGGAACGTGGAAGGCCAGGACATGCTGTACCAGTCCCTCAAGTTAACCAACGGCATCTGGATCCTGGCAGAGCTCCGCATTCAGCCTGGCAACCCCAACTACACG CTGTCTCTCAAGTGCCGGGCACCTGAGGTTTCTCAGTACGTGTACCAGATGTACGACTCTGTGCTGAAGAATTGA
- the LOC122779561 gene encoding AP-1 complex subunit beta-1 isoform X1, whose translation MTDSKYFTTNKKGEIFELKAELNNEKKEKRKEAVKKVIAAMTVGKDVSSLFPDVVNCMQTDNLELKKLVYLYLMNYAKSQPDMAIMAVNSFVKDCEDPNPLIRALAVRTMGCIRVDKITEYLCEPLRKCLKDEDPYVRKTAAVCVAKLHDINAQMVEDQGFLDSLRDLIADSNPMVVANAVAALSEISESHPNSNLLDLNPQNINKLLTALNECTEWGQIFILDCLSNYNPKDEREAQSICERVTPRLSHANSAVVLSAVKVLMKFLELLPKDSDYYNTLLKKLSPPLVTLLSGEPEVQYVALRNINLIVQKRPEILKQEIKVFFVKYNDPIYVKLEKLDIMIRLASQANIAQVLAELKEYATEVDVDFVRKAVRAIGRCAIKVEQSAERCVSTLLDLIQTKVNYVVQEAIVVIRDIFRKYPNKYESIIATLCENLDSLDEPDARAAMIWIVGEYAERIDNADELLESFLEGFHDESTQVQLTLLTAIVKLFLKKPSETQELVQQVLSLATQDSDNPDLRDRGYIYWRLLSTDPVTAKEVVLSEKPLISEETDLIEPTLLDELICHIGSLASVYHKPPSAFVEGSHGIHRKHLPVQHSSIDTGESPVSVGPAAAMDQPHVIPSQGDLLGDLLNLDLGPPVNVPQVSSMQMGAVDLLGGGLDSLLGGDLGGGVGGSPAVGQNFIPSSVPSTFAPSPTPAPPAVSSGLNDLFELSTGMASTTGSHIAPKAVWLPAVKAKGLEISGTFSRRQGHMYMDMTFTNKALQHMTDFAIQFNKNSFGVIPTSPLAVHTPLMPNQSIEISLPLNTIGPVMKMDPLNNLQVAVKNSIDVFYFSVLIPLNVFFVEDGKMERQVFLATWKDIPNENELQYQIKECHLNADTVSGKLQNNNIYTIAKRNVEGQDMLYQSLKLTNGIWILAELRIQPGNPNYTLSLKCRAPEVSQYVYQMYDSVLKN comes from the exons ATGACAGACTCCAAatatttcacaacaaacaaaaaag GGGAGATTTTTGAACTCAAGGCAGAGCTGAACAatgagaagaaggagaagagaaaagaggcgGTGAAGAAGGTCATAGCTGCCATGACTGTTGGCAAGGATGTCAG TTCTTTGTTTCCAGATGTGGTGAACTGCATGCAGACTGACAACCTGGAGCTGAAGAAGTTGGTTTACCTCTACTTAATGAACTATGCCAAGAGCCAGCCTGACATGGCCATCATGGCCGTCAACAGCTTTGTTAAG GACTGTGAGGACCCAAACCCTCTCATCAGGGCTCTGGCCGTTCGCACCATGGGCTGCATCCGTGTGGACAAAATCACAGAATACCTGTGTGAGCCTCTGAGAAAATGCCTGAAGGACGAGGACCCGTATGTGAGGAAGacggcagctgtttgtgtgGCAAAACTCCATGACATCAATGCCCAGATGGTGGAGGACCAGGGCTTCCTGGACTCTTTGAGAGACCTCATTGCTGACTCAAATCCCATG GTTGTAGCCAACGCAGTTGCTGCTCTGTCAGAGATCAGTGAGTCTCACCCCAACAGCAACCTGCTGGATCTTAATCCCCAGAATATCAACAAGTTGCTCACTGCCCTTAATGAGTGCACCGAGTGGGGGCAGATCTTTATACTGGACTGTTTGTCCAACTATAATCCCAAGGATGAGCGCGAGGCCCAAAG TATCTGTGAGCGTGTAACTCCCCGACTGTCTCACGCCAACTCAGCAGTGGTGCTGTCGGCTGTTAAAGTCCTGATGAAGTTCTTAGAGCTGCTGCCCAAGGACTCTGACTACTACAACACCTTGCTGAAGAAGTTATCTCCACCTCTGGTCACCTTGCTTTCTGGAGAGCCGGAGGTCCAGTATGTGGCTCTGAGGAACATCAACCTCATTGTGCAGAAAAG GCCTGAGATCCTGAAGCAGGAAATCAAGGTGTTCTTTGTCAAGTACAACGATCCAATCTATGTGAAACTGGAGAAACTGGACATCATGATCCGCTTGGCCTCTCAAGCCAACATTGCTCAG GTGCTGGCTGAACTGAAGGAATACGCCACAGAGGTGGATGTCGACTTTGTGCGCAAAGCTGTTCGAGCCATCGGACGCTGTGCTATTAAAGTGGAG CAATCTGCTGAGCGCTGTGTCAGCACCCTGTTAGACCTGATCCAGACCAAGGTCAACTATGTGGTTCAGGAAGCCATTGTGGTCATCAGAGACATCTTTCGCAAGTACCCCAACAA GTATGAAAGTATCATTGCCACCCTGTGTGAGAACCTGGACTCTCTGGACGAGCCCGACGCTCGTGCTGCCATGATCTGGATCGTTGGCGAGTATGCGGAGAGGATCGACAATGCTGACGAGTTGCTGGAGAGCTTCCTCGAGGGTTTCCATGATGAGAGCACTCAG GTCCAGCTCACTCTGCTGACTGCTATCGTGAAGCTGTTCCTTAAGAAGCCGTCAGAGACTCAGGAGTTGGTGCAGCAGGTTCTCAGTCTGGCCACTCAG GACTCTGACAACCCTGACCTGCGTGACAGAGGCTACATTTACTGGCGTCTTTTGTCCACTGACCCTGTGACAGCCAAGGAGGTGGTGTTGTCAGAGAAGCCCCTGATCTCAGAGGAGACAGACCTGATTGAGCCCACCCTGCTGGATGAGCTCATCTGTCACATCGGCTCTCTGGCCTCTGTCTATCACAAACCCCCCAGCGCCTTTGTGGAGGGCAGCCACGGAATCCACAGGAAACACCTTCCTGTCCAGCACAGCAG CATTGATACAGGTGAGAGTCCAGTGAGTGTTGGACCAGCAGCTGCCATGGACCAGCCACACGTGATCCCGAGTCAGGGAGACCTGCTGGGTGACCTGCTCAACCTGGACCTGGGCCCCCCTGTCAATGTGCCCCAGGTTTCCTCCATGCAAATGGGTGCAGTGGATCTTCTGGGAGGAGGACTGGACAGTTTG CTGGGGGGAGACCTAGGCGGAGGTGTTGGGGGAAGTCCAGCA GTGGGCCAGAACTTCATCCCCTCGTCTGTCCCCAGTACGTTTGCTCCGTCACCGACACCAGCACCTCCAGCCGTCAGCAGTGGCCTCAACGACTTGTTTGAGCTCTCCACAGGCATGGCCAGCACCACGGGAAGCCACATTGCACCAAAGGCA GTGTGGCTGCCTGCAGTGAAAGCCAAAGGACTGGAGATCTCTGGAACCTTCTCTCGCCGCCAGGGACACATGTACATGGACATGACCTTCACAAACAAGGCCCTACAGCACATGACGGACTTTGCTATCCAGTTCAACAAGAACAG cTTCGGTGTCATCCCCACCAGCCCTCTGGCCGTCCACACTCCGCTGATGCCCAACCAGAGTATTGAGATTTCTCTGCCTCTCAACACCATCGGACCAGTCATGAAGATGGATCCACTCAATAACCTGCAG GTGGCTGTGAAGAACAGCATAGATGTCTTCTACTTCAGCGTGCTCATCCCACTCAATGTATTCTTTGTTGAGGATGGAAAAATGG AGCGACAGGTGTTCCTGGCCACCTGGAAAGATATTCCCAATGAGAACGAGCTGCAGTATCAGATAAAGGAGTGTCACCTGAATGcag ACACGGTGTCAGGGAAGctgcagaataacaacatctaCACTATTGCGAAGAGGAACGTGGAAGGCCAGGACATGCTGTACCAGTCCCTCAAGTTAACCAACGGCATCTGGATCCTGGCAGAGCTCCGCATTCAGCCTGGCAACCCCAACTACACG CTGTCTCTCAAGTGCCGGGCACCTGAGGTTTCTCAGTACGTGTACCAGATGTACGACTCTGTGCTGAAGAATTGA